Proteins encoded in a region of the Nocardia asteroides genome:
- a CDS encoding helix-turn-helix domain-containing protein: protein MYMTTGEVIRRIRKSVGMTQTELGALINFSQPAVSHLERGGPASHDVRVLRLVARALQVPLAILVVESDQEADVDRRNFFRAGASVSAGAAMMSVPAPANAASASSGKVGASDVEAIVDSVNQIHELDLVVGGDRLCRVSANQVRYVEQLLDQGSYTEAVGRALTSAAAEMMTAAGWVHYDAGRLDDARRYYADAANAANAAGDGIAAAHALGNASCLMISLPGEMRRNPLAVQYAQAASQVSLREGGPKMRALMAIREAEAHGARGDKTAMTAAISRSFRAYESTRGHDPAWVFLPQAELNFITGKAQMWVGEHEAATTYMQAAIDGSSAWPRERAAWQLSLARNFVNAGDVAQACSLLADNYDTIAGLASTRLHQRIDAIANLVRTHAAVPEVREFLGRRAAQV, encoded by the coding sequence ATGTATATGACGACCGGTGAAGTGATCCGGCGAATCCGTAAATCGGTCGGCATGACCCAGACCGAGCTGGGCGCACTGATCAATTTCTCTCAGCCTGCCGTCTCGCACCTCGAACGCGGCGGCCCCGCCTCCCATGATGTTCGCGTTCTTCGGCTCGTAGCCCGTGCGCTTCAGGTTCCGCTTGCCATACTGGTAGTGGAGTCGGACCAGGAGGCAGATGTGGACCGTCGCAACTTCTTCAGAGCAGGGGCATCGGTAAGCGCGGGGGCCGCCATGATGTCGGTTCCCGCCCCCGCGAACGCCGCGTCGGCGTCCAGCGGGAAAGTCGGCGCGAGCGACGTGGAAGCCATCGTCGACAGCGTGAACCAGATCCACGAACTGGATCTGGTGGTCGGTGGTGACCGATTGTGCCGGGTGTCGGCCAATCAAGTCCGCTATGTCGAGCAGCTTCTCGACCAGGGCAGCTACACCGAGGCGGTCGGTCGGGCGCTCACCAGCGCCGCCGCCGAGATGATGACCGCCGCCGGGTGGGTGCACTACGACGCCGGGCGTCTCGATGATGCTCGGCGGTATTACGCGGACGCGGCGAACGCCGCGAATGCGGCGGGCGACGGGATCGCTGCGGCGCATGCGCTGGGGAATGCCAGCTGTCTAATGATCAGCTTGCCCGGGGAGATGCGGAGAAATCCCTTGGCGGTGCAGTATGCGCAAGCTGCGTCCCAGGTATCTCTTCGGGAGGGCGGGCCGAAAATGCGGGCACTGATGGCGATTCGAGAAGCTGAAGCGCACGGCGCACGTGGAGACAAGACCGCCATGACGGCTGCGATAAGCCGATCCTTCCGCGCGTATGAGTCCACTCGGGGGCATGACCCGGCCTGGGTGTTCCTGCCCCAGGCTGAGCTGAACTTCATCACCGGCAAAGCCCAAATGTGGGTCGGGGAGCACGAGGCAGCAACCACATACATGCAAGCTGCCATCGATGGCTCGTCGGCCTGGCCGAGAGAGCGGGCTGCGTGGCAGCTCAGTCTCGCACGTAACTTCGTGAACGCTGGTGACGTCGCACAAGCATGCTCACTGCTGGCCGACAACTACGACACCATCGCCGGGCTCGCGTCCACGCGCCTGCACCAGCGCATTGATGCCATCGCCAACCTGGTTCGCACGCATGCCGCGGTTCCAGAGGTGCGGGAATTCCTGGGCAGACGCGCCGCGCAGGTCTAG